The genomic DNA CACCGCCAGCGCCAGGAGCGGCATGGCGAGCACCACCAGGATGCCCAGTGACGGCAGATAGAGGACGAGCCCGACGCAGATCAGTACGAGAGCGGCGGCCGCGGCGGCGAAACGCGAGAGCGCCTCGACGAACCAGCCGATCTTCTCGACGTCGCCGGTGGACACTGCGACGACCTCGCCCGCGGCGACCCGGCGGGTCAGCGCGGCGCCGAGCTCCGCCGTCTTGCGGGCCAGTAGCTGCTGCACGCGGGCGGCGGCAGTGATCCAGTTGGTGACGGCGGTCCGGTGGAGCATGGTGTCGCCGACCGCGATCAGCACACCGAGGACCGCGATGAGCCCGCCCGCAAGCGCAAGCCGGCCGCCTGAACGGTCGACCACCGCCTGCACGGCGAAGCCGACGGCCAGCGGCAGCCCGGCGATGGAGCACTGGTGCAGCAGACCCCAGGACATGGACTTGAGCTGGCCACGGATCTGGTTGCGGCCGAGCCAGAGCAGGAAGCGTGGGCCTGACCGGACATCAGGATCGCCAGGATCTGAATACGGAAGATCGCGAATCTGCATGACGTCCCATGGTTCGGAAGGGCGGAGATCTGTCGAAGACCTCGAGGAACGGGTGGGGGGACCAAACCGTGCAAGGTTCGCGTCCTGCCGCGGTCCGAGGCAAACGGTTTTTCGCTCGACGGTAAAGATTCGGCTCGTATTCGAGGCGGGTCACAGGCCGTGAGCCCGGCCGCTCGGCCGTGGTGCGAATATGGGCGGATGCGAATAAGCGGTCCGGTACGAATGGCTGTCGCGGCAGCGGCCTGCGGTCTCATGCTCACTCCCCTGACAGCGTGCGGCAGCTCGCCCCAGGGACAGCAGGACGACACGAAATCCGGTGGCGCAACGAACCGGAAGGCGCCGACCGCCGATCTGAAGCGCATTCCCGACGTGGGCGACCGGCTGTACGCGCAGATACCCAAGAACTCGCGGCAGGTCGTCGCGGTCTACGGCGTGGGCAAGAACTCGGCCGACTCCACCGTCGTGCTGTACACCAAGCACGGCGCCACCTGGGACACCACCGGCAGCTGGAAGGCCCACAACGGCAGGAAGGGCTGGACCACCGACCATCACGAGGACGACAAGCGCAGTCCGGTCGGGGTGTTCACGCTCACCGACGCGGGCGGTGCGCTGGCCGACCCGGGTGCCCTCCTCCCGTACACGCAGTCGGCGTCGATCCAGGCACCGCGCTACTGGTCGAAGCCGTACTGGCACGACTTCGATTACGTCATCGCCATCGACTACAACCGCGTCAAGGGCACTGCGCCCAACGACCCCACGCGCCCGCTGGGACAGTCGAAGGGTGGCAGCATCTGGCTGCACATGGACCACGGCAGCGGTACGTCGGCCTGTGTGAGCCTGCCCAAATCGGCCATGCAACTGCTGCTGCGCACCCTCGACCCGAAGCAGCACCCGGTCGTGGTGATGGGCGACAAGGCGACGCTCCGGGCGGCCTGACCACGCCACCCTCTCGTCCGGCCGCCTCTACGAGAGGGAGCTGATCGCCGCGGGCGTGGGCAGGTACGCGATCGTGCGGGGAAGGCATCAGGGACGGGTCGCCCGCTCCAGTTCCATCAGGACCGAGTGGTACTCGCGCCCCGTGGCCCGGTCCATGCCGATCTCGCACATCCGGTTGGCGGACAGATACGCGTCGTACTCGCGGGAGTTCACCTCGGCGGCCTCCTTCGCCGTCGCCGACGCCGTCAGCTCCTTGTGCAGCATCCCGCGGTCTCCCGCGAACGCGCAGCACCCGGCGTCGTCCGGGACGACGACCTCCTCCGCGCACGCCTCGGCGACCGCACGCAACTGATCCACGTCACCCAGGTGTTGCATCGAACATGTCGGGTGCAGGACCGCCGAGCCGGTCTTGCGCAGGATCGTCAGCTCCGGCAGCAGCTCGTCGGCCGCCCAGACGAGGGAGTCGACGATGCTCAGCTCCCGGTGCAACTCCCGGTTTTCGTCGGTGAGGTACGGCACCACCTCATGGGCGATACCCAGCGTGCACGACGAGGCGTCGACGACCAGCGGAAGCCGGCCGCCCGCCGTCCAGCCCCAGGCGGCCTCGACGATGCGGTTGGCCATCACCACATTGCCCTCGTCGTACCCCTTCGAGTGCCAGATCGTCGCGCAGCAGGTTCCCGCGACATCCTCCGGGATCCAGACCGGCTTTCCGGCACGGGCCGAGACGGCGACGACGGCCTGCGGCAGCGAAGGGCCGCGGTGGCCGTCGGGGCCGCCGAAGATCCGGTTCACACAGGCCGGATAGTAGACGGCGCTGGCTCCGACCCGCGAGGTGCGCGGCAGTTTGCGAGCGGCCGCGCCAGGGATCTCCGGCAGCCACTCGGGCACCAGATCGGGGCGTACGGCCTTGCGGGCGAGCCCGGTGACGGTCTCCAGCAGCCGGTCGCCGATCCTGTCCGCCGCGGCGACCGCCAGCCGCGCCGAGGCCTCCACCGCCTTGAAGTTCTTCGCCGTGAGCGCGGCGATCCGTTCCTCGCGCGGCGAGTGCCGCTGGTGGCGGAAGTCCTTCATCATGGCCCCGGTGTCGATGCCGACCGGGCAGGCGAGTTTGCAGGTGGAGTCACCCGCGCAGGTGTCGACGGCGTCGTAGCCGTACGCGTCGAGCAGTTCGGTCTCCACCGGCGAACCGTTCGGCTGCCGCATCATCTCCCGCCGCAGCACGATCCGCTGGCGCGGAGTGGTGGTCAAGTCCTCGCTGGGACAGGTCGGTTCGCAGAAGCCGCACTCGATGCACGGGTCGGCGATCAGCTCGACCTCGGGGATGGTCTTCAGCCCGCGCAGATGGGCCTTCGGGTCGCGGTCGAGGACGATCCGGGGCGCCAGCACCCCGTCGGGGTCGATGACCTGCTTCGTGCGCCACATCAGCTCGGTCGCCTTGGGGCCCCACTCCAGCTCCAGGAACGGAGCGATGTTGCGGCCGGTGGCGTGCTCCGCCTTGAGCGAGCCGTCGAAGCGCTCCACCGTCAGTCGGCAGAAGTCGTCCATGAACGCGGCGTACCGGTCGACGTCGGACGGCTTCGCCGCGTCGAAGGCGAGCAGGAAGTGCAGATTGCCGTGTGCGGCGTGACCCGCGACGGCGGCGTCGAAGCCGTGCTCCGCCTGGAGCCGGAGAAGGGATTCGCAGGCGTCGGCGAGCTGCGACGGCGGGACCGCGAAGTCCTCCGTGATCAGCGTCGTACCCGACGGGCGGGAGCCGCCGACTGCGGTGACGAAGGCTTTGCGGGCCTTCCAGTAACCGGAGATGGCCTTGGTCTCGCGGGTGAACTCGTTGGTCACCGAGGCCACCGGCGCGACAAGATCCAGCCCCTTGACCGCCGCGGCCGCCGCACGCTCGTACGCCTCCTGCCCCGGCTCGTCCGGAGCCCGGAACTCCACCAGCAGCGCCGCGGTCTCCTTGGGCAGCTCGGCCCAGTCGGCCGGTACGCCCTGGACGCTCACCGAAGCGCGCAGCGTATTGCCGTCCATCAGCTCGACGGCGATCGCACCCGCCTCGTTGAAGCGGGGCACGGCAGCCGCCGCGGCGGTCAGCGAGGGGAAGAAGAGCAGCGCGCTGGAGACCTTCCGGTCCAGCGGCAGGGTGTCGAAGACGACCTCGGAGATGAACCCGAAGGTGCCCTCCGAGCCGACCATCAGCCCGCGCAGGATCTGTACGGGCGTCGAGCCGTCCAGGAAGGCGTCGAGCCGGTACCCGTTGGTGTTCTTGATCTCGTACTTGGCGCGGATCCGGGCGGTGAGCTCCGCATCCGCCTCGATCTCCGCCTTGAGGGCCAGCAGCTCCTCGCACAGCCGAGGCTCGGCATGCGCCAGCAGCTCGTCCGCCGCCGGATCGGCGGTGTCGACGACCGTGCCGCTGGGCAGGACGAAGGTGAGCGAGGAGACGGTGCGGTACGAATTGCGGGTGGTGCCGGCGGTCATTCCGGAGGCGTTGTTGGCGACGACCCCGCCGATCGTGCACGCGATGGCGCTGGCCGGGTCGGGGCCCAGCAGCCTGCCGTACCGGGCGAGGGTGGCATTGGCGCGCATGACCGTGGTCCCGGGGCGGATACGGGCCTGCGCGCCGTCGTCCAGGACTTCGATGCCCGTCCAGTGGTGGCGGACGTCGACAAGGATGTCCTCGCCCTGCGCCTGGCCGTTCAGACTGGTGCCGGCGGCCCGGAAGACGACTTCGCGGCCCTTGCCGTGCGCGTACGACAGGATCGCCGAGAGGTCGTCGATGTCCTCGGGGACCACGACGACCTGCGGGACGAACCGGTAGGGGCTGGCATCGGAGGCGTACTTCACCAGGTCGGAGACCTTCCACAGCACCTTCTCCGGCCCCAGCAGGGCGGTCAGCTCGCCGCGCAGCGGTTCGGGTGTACCCGCCGCCCGGCTGTCGAGGACCCGATCGTGGGACGCGGAGCGCGCCGCACCAGGACGGAGGGCTTCGGGCTTCGGCTCCAGCAGCGGCATGACGATGGTCCCCTCGGCGGTTCGGTGCGGTACTCCCACCTTTCTACCAGCGGAGATCCGCACGGCTCGTGCCCGGTTCATGATCGGCACGACGACCGGTCGGGCCCGCGGGTATCGGCGGGCCCGCAGCCGTCGGTGTGGCCAGGGGCTGTCCCGTGATCCCTGGTGGATCGGCGCGTGGCGTCGGATGCGGTGGATCGCTAGGCGGAGGGGCGTCCGCACAGGGGCGTATGCGGGCGTTCCGGCGACGCGGTGAGGTGCCGTAGCTGTCGTCGTGCGCCCGCCAGGGGTGACGGGGCAGCCCTCAGCAGCGGCGTTTCGGCATTCCGGCGACGAGAGCGGACAGCAGTCCGCCCAGCACCTCCCGCTGATCGGCCGTCAATGGAGCCAGGATCTCCTCTGCGGCCGCCCGGCGCGCGTCGCGGAGCGACCGGAGCGTGGCACGGCCCTCGTCGGTGAGCTCGATCCGGACCACCCGGCGGCTGTCCGGGTCAGGGGTGCGGCGCACCCGGCCGCTCGCCTCCAGCGCGTCGACCAGGCTCGTCACGGCGCGCGGCACGACATCCAGGCGCTGTGCCAGATCCGCCATCCGGGGCGGGCCGTCGTAGTGGGCGACCGTGCGCAGCAGCCGGAACTGGGCCGGGGTGATGCCTATCGGCTCCAGCTGGCGGCTCTGGATGCGGTGCAGCCGGCGGGTCAGCCGCAGCAGCTGCTCGGCCAGCAGGCCGTCGGAGTCGGGGGAGTCCATACGGGAACAATATCAGGACTCCGTTCATTGTGAGTATAGGTAACAATGAGCTATGCTCTCAAAAGTTTGACTGCTGCTCGCGGCCGTCTCCCTCTGTCACGCCTGTCGAAGGAGCCCATGAAACCCGACGAATCCACCTGGACGCCCCCGCCCACGGACGGTACGCAGCCGCCCGCCGAGCTGCGCCGGATCTTCCGCCTCTTCCACCCGTACCGCGGCCGGCTCACGCTGGTCGGACTGCTCGTCGGCGCCTCGTCACTGGTCTCGGTGGCCTCGCCGTTCCTGCTGCGCGAGATTCTCGACACCGCCATCCCCCAGGGGCGTACGGGACTGCTGTCGCTGCTCGCCCTCGGCATGATCCTCACCGCCGTGATGAACAGTGTCTTCGGCGTCCTGCAGACGCTGATCTCGACCACGGTCGGCCAGCGCGTCATGCACGACCTGCGCACAGCGGTCTACGCCCAGCTGCAGCGGATGCCCCTCGCCTTCTTCACCAGGACACGCACGGGCGAGGTGCAGTCCCGCATCGCCAACGACATCGGCGGCATGCAGGCGACCGTCACCTCCACCGCCACGTCGCTGGTCTCCAACCTCACGGCGGTCATCGCCACCGTCGTCGCGATGCTTGCGCTCGACTGGCGGCTCACCCTGGTCTCGCTGGCACTGCTTCCGGTCTTCGTCTGGATCAGCCGCCGGGTCGGCCGGGAGCGCAAGAAGATCACCACCCAGCGCCAGAAGCAGATGGCCGCCATGGCGGCGACGGTCACCGAATCCCTCTCCGTCAGCGGCATCCTGCTCGGCCGGACCATGGGCCGGGCGGACTCCCTCACCAAGGGTTTCGCCGAGGAGTCCGAGCGCCTGGTCGACCTCGAAGTGCGCTCCAGCATGGCCGGTCGGTGGCGGATGTCGACGATCGGCATCGTCATGGCCGCCATGCCCGCCGTCATCTACTGGGCGGCGGGCCTCGCCCTGCGGTCCGGCGGCCCCGCCGTCTCCATCGGCACGCTCGTCGCCTTCGTCTCGCTCCAGCAGGGCCTCTTCCGGCCCGCCGTGAGCCTGCTCTCCACCGGAGTGCAGATGCAGACATCCCTCGCGCTCTTCCAGCGGATCTTCGAGTACCTCGACCTCAGGGTGGACATCACCGAGCCCGAGAATCCCGTCCGGCTGGAGAAGATCCGCGGCGAGATCCGCTTCGAGGACGTCGACTTCAGCTACGACGAGAAGAGCGGACCGACCCTCAGCGGTGTCGATGTCGCCGTGCCGGCCGGCGGCAGCCTCGCCGTCGTCGGGCCCACCGGCTCCGGCAAGTCCACGCTCAGCTACCTGGTGCCGCGGCTCTACGACGTCACCGGCGGCCGTGTCACGCTCGACGGTGTCGATGTACGCGATCTGGACTTCGACACGCTCGCCCGCGCCGTCGGCGTGGTCTCCCAGGAGACATACCTCTTCCACGCCTCGGTCGCCGAGAACCTGCGCTTCGCCAAGCCGGACGCGACCGACGCCGAGATCCAGGCAGCCGCCCGCGCGGCACAGATCCACGACCACATCGCCTCGCTGCCCGACGGCTACGACACCCTCGTCGGTGAGCGCGGCTACCGCTTCTCGGGCGGCGAGAAACAGCGCCTGGCCATCGCCCGCACGATCCTGCGCGACCCGCCCGTCCTCGTCCTCGACGAGGCGACCAGTGCCCTCGACACCCGCACCGAGTTCGCCGTGCAGGAGGCGATCGACGCCTTGTCCGCCGGGCGCACCACCATCACGATCGCGCACCGCCTCTCCACCGTGCGCGACGCGGACCAGATCGTCGTCCTGGACGGCGGCCGGACCGCCGAGCGCGGCAGCCACGAGGAATTGCTCCAGCTGGACGGTCGCTATGCGGCGCTCCTCCGCCGGGACACCCAACTCGCCCCTGTAGCAAGCTGATCGGAAGTTCCGGACGCACTCCGCGCAGCGGTGCGGCGACGGTACTCCATGCGGTGGACCACGAGCGGTCGGACGCGGAGTTCCCCGACCACCCTTTGACCCGGGTCCGCCGCACCCTCGGCGCGCTCGCGGAAGCGGTCGGTGTGGCATCCGACTTCGCCGCGCTGCCCGCTTTCGTAGGGCCGGGGCGCCAGGGCTGATGCCGGGCACACGACGGCGCCGCCGCCCCCGTGGGACGGGGAGCGACGGCGCCGGGTGGAGCAATGGTCAGACGAGCCAACCCACGAAGTGGACGATGCCGGCGAGCAGGCTGGTGATGAGGTTCATTCGGTGTTTCTCCTCGTACATGGTGCATATGTGGGACTGCGCAGTCGCGGTCTGCAGCCCGTCGTTTGCGCCCTGTAATCATCGGGTGCCGCAGAGGAGTTGAGCTACGAATGGCCATGCGATCACGCGTTCCAGCGAACATCCGATCCCCTGTTCGTGTGTTCTGTCGCGCCATGCGGGGGCCGTGTCGTCCGCGCCGGGGCGTCGGTGCCCGGATAACGTGCCCGCATGGTGAACGAGTCCCCGGACACCCGGCGCCACCACTGGACCCGGCCTACCTGGCGCGGGCGTCCGGCGCTGCTCGCAGGCGTCGTCCTCGTCCTTGTCCTCGGTATCGCGGCGGCCGTCCTCCTGCTGCTGGCCAAGGAGGGGATGTTCGGCCCGCCGCCACGCACCCTCGTCATTCCCGAGGGCCGGCGGGCCTCCCAGGTGTACGCGGCCGTGGACAGGTCCCTCGATGTGCCGCCGGGCACGACCAGGAAGGCCGCCGGCAAGGCGGACCTCGCACTCCCGCCCGAGGTGAAGGGCAACCCCGAGGGCTATCTGTTCCCGGCGACGTACCCCGTCACCTCCGGCACCACTCCGACGAGCCTGCTGACCTACATGGTCGACACGGCACGGCAACGATTCGGAGCGGACCACATCGCCGCCGGGGCCAGGCGCAATCATCTGTCCGTCTATCAGGCCGTGACGATCGCCAGCATCGTGCAGGCCGAGGCGGGCACCACGGACGACATGGGCAAGGTGTCCCGTGTCATCTACAACCGGCTGGCCAGTGGCATGCCGCTCCAGATGGACTCCATGCTCAACTACGCGTTGAGGCGCAGCACTCTGGACACCACCGCCGACGACACCAAGATCGACAGCGCGTACAACAGCTACGAGCACAAGGGCCTGCCGCCCACTCCCATCGGTAATCCGGGGGAGCAGGCGATGGAAGCGGCGATCACGCCGACGCCGGGCCGATGGCTGTACTTCGTGACGGTCGCCCCCGGGGACACCCGATTCACCGACAGCTATGCCGAGCACCTGCGGAACGTCCAGGAATTCAACCGCAACCGGCTGGAGACGAACGGAAATTGAGGGTGTCCGGCATCCTCGCGGCGGCACGTGGGCGCCGGTGTCACACCGGCGTGGTGGCGCGTTCTCCGCCACGGTCCACAGCCCTGTCCGCGGCTGTCCTGCCTGTAGCGGTCCCGTCCTCGGGGGCCTTGAGCAGACGGGTGATCGCGTGCACCGCCGCCCGCCCCGCCCGGTTGGCCCCGATGGTGCTCGCGGAGGGGCCGTACCCGACGAGATGGATGCGTGCGTCCCGTACGGCCTGCGTGCCCTCGACCCGGACACCGCCGCCGGGCTCGCGCAGCCTCAACGGTGCGAGATGGTCGATGGCGGCCCGGAACCCGGTCGCCCAGAGGATGACATCGACCTCCACCGACCGGCCGTCGTCCCAGGTCACCCCGGCCGGCGTGATGCGGTCGAACATCGGCAGCCGGTCGAGCACCCCCTCCGCGCGGGCCCGCCGGACGGCGTCGGTGAGCGGCAGTCCGGTCACACTCACCACACTCTGCGGCGGCAGCCCCCGCCGTACGCGCTCCTCCACCATGGCCACGGCGGCCCGCCCCTGGTCCTCGCCGAACGGCCCCTCCCGGAAGACCGGCGGCCGGCGTGTCACCCAGAAGGTCTCCGCCGCCACCTCGGCGATCTCCATCAGATGCTGCGTTCCGGAGGCCCCGCCGCCGACCACGAGCACCCGCTGCCCGGCGAACTCCTGCGGGCCCGGGTAGTTCGCGGTGTGCAGCTGGCGGCCCCGGAAGGTCTCCTGGCCCGGGTAGCGCGGCCAGAACGGCCGGTCCCAGGTACCCGTGGCATTGATCAGGGCGCGGGTGGCGTACGTACCCTCGGAGGTCTCGACCGACAACCGCCCGCCGTCGCCCTCGCGCACGGCGCTCACCTCGACGGGCCGGTGAACCCGCAGATCGAAGGTGCGCTCGTAGGCGTCGAAGTACTCGCCGATCACCTCGGACGAGGCCCGGCTGTCATCGGCGCCGGCCAGTTCCATGCCTGGCAGCGCGTGCATCCCGTGCACCTTGCCGTAGGTGAGTGACGGCCACCGGAACTGCCATGCGCCGCCCGGCCGGGGTGCGTGGTCGAGCACGACGAAGTCGCGGTCCGGCTCCAGGCCGACGCGCCGCAGATGATAGGCGCCGGACAGACCTGCCTGTCCGGCGCCGATCACGACCACATCCACCTCGCGTGTTTCGCCGACCCCAGAGTTGTTCACGCTTCTACCAACTACCCGGGGGTCCGGGATCTTCCCGGTCAGCGACCCCCGGCGATCAGGAGCGGTGCCCCGCCCGGCGCGGACGCCGGGCGCCCGTTCGCGGCAGGCACCCCCAGCAGCGGCGAAGTCGGAACGGTGGACAGCAGTCCGCGCGCCGCCAGCTCCGGCGTGACCCCCTCACCGAACCAGTACGCCTCCTCCAGATGCGGGTAGCCGGAGAGCACGAAGTGCTCCACCCCCAGCGCGTGGTACTCCTCGATCCGGTCGGCGACATCCGCGTGACTGCCGACCAGCGCCGTGCCCGCACCGCCCCGGACCAGACCGACCCCCGCCCACAGGTTCGGCGAGATCTCCAGCTTGTCGCGCGAGCCGCCGTGCAGGGCCAGCATCCGCTGCTGTCCCACCGACTCGCTCCGCCCCAGAGCCTGCTGCGCGGCGGCGATCGTCGCCGGATCGAGATCGCCGAGCAGTCGGTCCGCCGTCGCCCACGCCTCCTTCGCCGAGTCGCGCGAGATGGTGTGCAGTCGGATCCCGAACCGGACATCGCGACCCTGCTGCCCCGCGAGCCCGCGAATCCAGTCGATCTTCTGCTTCACATCCGCCGGCGGCTCGCCCCAGGTCAGATACACATCGGCGTGTGCGGCGGCCACGGGGCCGGCCGCCGACGACGACCCGCCGAAGAAGATCTCCGGCAGCGGGTCCGGCGGCAGCGCCGTCAGCCCGCCCTCCACCTGATAGTGCTCACCGTCGAAGTCGTACGGCTGCCCGCTCCACACACCCCGGACCACCGAAAGGAACTCGGCGGTCCGCGCATAACGCCGGTCGTGATCCAGATGGTCACCGAACCGCCGCTGCTCGGTCGAGTCACCGCCCGTCACCACATTGAGCAGCAGCCGGCCCCGGGTGATCCGCTGATACGTCGCTGCCATCTGCGCCGCGAGCACCGGCGAGATCACCCCTGGCCGGAACGCCACCAGGAACTTCAGCCGCTCGGTGTGCTGCGCCAGCGCCACCGTCGTCAGCCAGGCGTCCTCGCACCAGGTGCCGGTCGGCGTCAGTACCGCCTCGAAGCCCAGCTGCTCGGCCGCCTTGGCGATCTGTGCCAGATACTCGACATCGGGCGCCCGGACCCCGCTCACCGGAGTGATCCGGTCCCGCTTGATCCCGCCGTCGGTGTACGCGTGGCGGTCGACGAGCGTGCGGCCGTCACCGCCTGTGGGGAGGAACCAGTGCAGATGGACGTTCATGACGTGGCCTTTCCGTACGAGCGGGGGGCTGCCGAGGACGCGGGCAGATCGCGGTTGAACCGGGTGTCGACGTAGTCCTTGAAGGCGAACCTGCGTGGAATGAGTTTCAGATCGGCGAAGGTGTCGGCGATGGCCTGCTCGGACGCGATCGCCGCCGGGTCGACGGCAACGGGCACCCGCGTCCCGTAACTGCGCTTCACGGCGTCCAGCGCGACGTCGTACGGCAGCCCGGTCTCCTTAGCCCAGACCTTCGCCCACGTCTCCGGATGCTTGAACACCCAGCTCTGCGCCCGCTTCAGCCGGACCAGCAGATCGCCGATCGCCTTGGACTTCCTGGTGTCCTTCAGGGCCGCGGGAGAGGCGACCTGGAAGCTCAGGCCGTTGACGATGCCCTCACCCGTGCTCAGCACCCGCGCCTGCCCGCTGCGCAGGATCTGCGAGGTGTACGGATCCCAGATGGCCCAGGCATCGACCTTGCCCCGGCTGAACGCGGCCAGTGCGTCGGCCGGCTGAAGGAAGTTCAGCTTTACGTCCGAGAGGCTGAGCCCCGCCTTCTTCAGCGAGGCGACGAGTTGGTAGTGGGCCGAGCTTCCCTGGGCCACCGCAATGGACTTGCCCTTCAGTTGCGCGGGCGTCTTCAGGCCGGAGCCCTTCGGCACCACGATCGCCTCGCCCGCCGATGAGCCATGGGAGGCACCCACCACCACGATCTTGGATCCGGAACCCGCCGCGAAGACCGGCGGTGTGTTGCCGACACCACCGATGTCCACGGCCTTGGCGTTCACCGCCTCCAGAAGTGGCGGCCCGGAGGTGAAGGTCGACCATTTGATCCGGTAGTCGAGGTGGTCGAGCTCTCCCGAGGCCCGCAGGATCGCCTCGTAACCCCCCTTCTGGTCACCGACGGCGAGTGTGACGCCGCCCTGGCCGTCGGTGCTGTCCGTGGTGGAAGCGGACGAGGCACCACCGCAGGCGGTGAGCAGCAGGGTGAGCGGCAGAAGCAGAGCGGGCAGGGTACGGCGTCTCATGACATGCCTCTTTCCGAAGGTCGAACGCATGGGGAAGATGTGCTGGGCAGGGGGCGGCCGGTCAGGCGGCCTCGGCCGGAGAGGCGTCCTCCGCGACACCCAGTTCGGTCAGCAGCCGGGAGCGCAGCGCGGCGAACTCTGGACTGCCCACGGTGCGCGGCCGGTCCAGATCAACGGGTGTCCCGTACGCGATGGCGCCGTCCCGCATCACCAGCGCACGGTCGGCCAGCAGCAGCGCCTCGTCCACGTCATGTGTGACGAGCAGCACCGCGCAGCCGCGCCGCTGCCAGAGCTCGGCGACCAGCTGCTGCGCCTTGATCCGGGTGAGCGCGTCGAGCGCACCGAACGGCTCGTCGAGCAGCAGCAGATCGGGTTCGCGCACCAGGGCACGCGCCAGCGAAGCCCGCTGCGCCTCGCCACCTGAGAGCGTCTTGGGCCACGCGCCGGCCCGCTCAGCGAGCCCGACCTCCTCCAACGCCCGCTCGGCGACCGCCCTTTCCGGTTTGTCCGGCAACCCGAGCAGCACATTGCGCCAGACCCGCTTCCACGGCATCAGCCGAGGCGCCTGGAAGGCGACAGCCCGCCGCTTGGGCACCAGCACCGTGCCCGTGATGTCGCGGTCGAGCCCGGCCAGTACCCGCAGCAGAGTCGACTTCCCGCAGCCGCTGCGCCCCAGCAGCGCGGTGAACTCCCCGGCGCGCAGGGTGAGATCGAGCCCGTCGACGACGGCCCGCCCGTCGAAGGAACGGGTCAGTCCCTCCACCCGAACGGCGGTGTCGGACCGGGCGCTCACTGGCCCGTGAAGGTCGGTCGCCATTGCAGCAGCAGCCTTTCGAGTATCCGGACGATGACATCGGCGGTGAGGCCGAGGAATGCGTAGACGACCAGGCAGACGACGATGACGTCGGTCCGGAAGAACTCCCGGGCCTGGTTCATCAGGAAGCCGATCCCGGCGTCGGCGTTGACGGACTCGCCGAAGACCAGCGCCAGCCAAGCGGTGGCGAGCGAATAGCGCAGCCCTGTCATGGCCCCGGGGAGGGCACCCGGCAG from Streptomyces sp. NBC_01707 includes the following:
- a CDS encoding LLM class flavin-dependent oxidoreductase, translating into MNVHLHWFLPTGGDGRTLVDRHAYTDGGIKRDRITPVSGVRAPDVEYLAQIAKAAEQLGFEAVLTPTGTWCEDAWLTTVALAQHTERLKFLVAFRPGVISPVLAAQMAATYQRITRGRLLLNVVTGGDSTEQRRFGDHLDHDRRYARTAEFLSVVRGVWSGQPYDFDGEHYQVEGGLTALPPDPLPEIFFGGSSSAAGPVAAAHADVYLTWGEPPADVKQKIDWIRGLAGQQGRDVRFGIRLHTISRDSAKEAWATADRLLGDLDPATIAAAQQALGRSESVGQQRMLALHGGSRDKLEISPNLWAGVGLVRGGAGTALVGSHADVADRIEEYHALGVEHFVLSGYPHLEEAYWFGEGVTPELAARGLLSTVPTSPLLGVPAANGRPASAPGGAPLLIAGGR
- a CDS encoding ABC transporter substrate-binding protein; amino-acid sequence: MRRRTLPALLLPLTLLLTACGGASSASTTDSTDGQGGVTLAVGDQKGGYEAILRASGELDHLDYRIKWSTFTSGPPLLEAVNAKAVDIGGVGNTPPVFAAGSGSKIVVVGASHGSSAGEAIVVPKGSGLKTPAQLKGKSIAVAQGSSAHYQLVASLKKAGLSLSDVKLNFLQPADALAAFSRGKVDAWAIWDPYTSQILRSGQARVLSTGEGIVNGLSFQVASPAALKDTRKSKAIGDLLVRLKRAQSWVFKHPETWAKVWAKETGLPYDVALDAVKRSYGTRVPVAVDPAAIASEQAIADTFADLKLIPRRFAFKDYVDTRFNRDLPASSAAPRSYGKATS
- a CDS encoding ABC transporter ATP-binding protein; the protein is MATDLHGPVSARSDTAVRVEGLTRSFDGRAVVDGLDLTLRAGEFTALLGRSGCGKSTLLRVLAGLDRDITGTVLVPKRRAVAFQAPRLMPWKRVWRNVLLGLPDKPERAVAERALEEVGLAERAGAWPKTLSGGEAQRASLARALVREPDLLLLDEPFGALDALTRIKAQQLVAELWQRRGCAVLLVTHDVDEALLLADRALVMRDGAIAYGTPVDLDRPRTVGSPEFAALRSRLLTELGVAEDASPAEAA